The following proteins are encoded in a genomic region of Synergistaceae bacterium DZ-S4:
- the secG gene encoding preprotein translocase subunit SecG, whose product MKILLGILHILVCVALIGVIMMQHRKSGGFTGAFGGGGTQADTGGTWQRMSSLTKITAGLMLAFMVLSILQVVVR is encoded by the coding sequence GTGAAAATCCTTCTTGGAATACTTCACATCCTTGTTTGTGTAGCTCTGATCGGAGTTATAATGATGCAGCACAGGAAAAGCGGCGGATTCACCGGAGCCTTCGGCGGAGGCGGCACTCAGGCAGATACGGGAGGAACATGGCAGCGCATGTCATCCCTGACCAAGATAACTGCGGGACTGATGCTTGCCTTTATGGTGCTTTCGATCCTGCAGGTCGTCGTAAGATAG
- the rdgB gene encoding RdgB/HAM1 family non-canonical purine NTP pyrophosphatase, whose amino-acid sequence MKIVLASSNRNKYREMKEAFRPIGVELIYGGDSDAPIEVDETGESYEENALLKARAWSEALGMAALADDSGLEVFALGGSPGVHSARAVPGSDADRTIWLLSKMESVEDRRARFVSCIAVVFPDREDPLVYKGICSGTISSKPCGSGGFGYDPIFIPDGYDATFSELGDQIKTKISHRAMAIKGIAEMLIPVLKYYAVRTMEKSRSVQGQ is encoded by the coding sequence ATGAAGATAGTTCTGGCAAGCAGCAACAGGAACAAGTACCGTGAAATGAAAGAGGCCTTCAGACCGATAGGAGTAGAGCTCATTTACGGCGGAGATTCTGATGCTCCGATAGAGGTAGATGAGACAGGCGAAAGTTACGAAGAAAATGCGCTGCTCAAAGCAAGGGCCTGGTCTGAAGCGCTTGGTATGGCTGCGCTCGCCGATGACAGCGGCCTGGAAGTCTTTGCCCTCGGAGGATCCCCCGGGGTGCATTCAGCCCGCGCGGTCCCGGGCAGCGACGCTGACAGGACAATATGGCTTCTTTCCAAAATGGAGAGCGTAGAGGACAGGAGAGCCCGCTTTGTCTCCTGCATAGCGGTCGTATTCCCCGACAGGGAGGACCCGCTCGTATACAAGGGCATCTGCAGCGGTACAATATCATCAAAGCCTTGCGGCAGCGGCGGTTTCGGTTATGATCCCATATTCATACCTGACGGATATGATGCCACATTTTCCGAACTTGGAGATCAGATAAAGACAAAAATTTCCCATAGGGCTATGGCAATAAAAGGTATAGCAGAAATGCTCATACCTGTGTTAAAATACTATGCTGTACGTACTATGGAAAAATCCCGGTCTGTGCAGGGACAGTGA